The following proteins are co-located in the Bradyrhizobium sp. AZCC 2176 genome:
- a CDS encoding DUF2161 domain-containing phosphodiesterase — protein sequence METALYLPVKRFLEKLGFTVKGEVGGCDLVALSGEDPPIVVIGELKLSFNLELILQAVDRAGAADEVWLAAKLSARGKGRESDARYRNLCRRLGFGMLAVTNTGDVEVIVQPATAAPRRNPKKRSRLIMEHQKRKGDPAMGGSTRAPIMTAYRQQALACASALSGGPRRVRDLRAEIPDAGKILLHNVYGWFDRAERGIYVLNDAGHAALKRWPQQPLDLAAAGNPVP from the coding sequence TTGGAAACCGCGCTTTATCTTCCTGTCAAACGCTTCCTCGAAAAGCTCGGCTTCACCGTCAAGGGCGAGGTCGGCGGCTGCGATCTGGTGGCGCTCAGCGGCGAGGATCCGCCGATCGTAGTGATCGGCGAACTGAAACTTTCCTTCAACCTCGAACTGATCCTGCAGGCGGTCGATCGCGCCGGCGCGGCCGACGAGGTCTGGCTCGCCGCCAAATTATCTGCCCGAGGCAAGGGCCGCGAGAGTGACGCGCGTTATCGCAATCTCTGCCGCCGCTTGGGCTTTGGCATGCTGGCGGTCACCAACACGGGCGATGTCGAGGTGATCGTCCAGCCCGCGACGGCAGCCCCTCGCCGCAATCCGAAAAAGCGCTCGCGGCTGATCATGGAGCATCAGAAGCGCAAGGGCGATCCGGCCATGGGCGGATCGACGCGCGCGCCGATCATGACGGCCTATCGCCAGCAGGCGCTGGCCTGCGCGTCCGCGCTGTCAGGCGGGCCGCGGCGCGTCAGGGACCTGCGGGCCGAGATTCCTGATGCCGGAAAGATCCTCCTGCACAATGTCTATGGCTGGTTCGACCGCGCGGAGCGCGGCATCTACGTGCTGAACGATGCCGGGCACGCAGCGTTAAAACGCTGGCCGCAGCAGCCGCTGGATCTGGCCGCTGCCGGCAATCCCGTCCCATGA
- a CDS encoding GNAT family N-acetyltransferase, with protein MYLTMIAAALANSSVRTLSQQEELPLLRDHLLRLDRNSRRDRFHGFMDDSFIERYAEKCANDGTTIIAFFENGVVRGAAELHPPDQSPDSLPEIAFSVEASVRRRGVGSILFRKLITVARAKGYKSLRITTGAQNGAMRALASKFGAQLVFRHGESTGTIDLTKQDQTELATTWADTALNAARTVANFNRAYWRMLLRMYGWGRAA; from the coding sequence ATGTATCTCACCATGATTGCGGCCGCGCTCGCCAATAGTAGCGTGCGCACGCTGAGCCAGCAGGAAGAATTGCCGCTGTTGCGCGATCACCTGCTGCGCCTCGACCGCAATAGCCGTCGCGACCGTTTCCATGGCTTCATGGACGACAGCTTCATCGAGCGCTACGCCGAGAAATGCGCCAATGACGGCACAACCATCATCGCCTTCTTTGAAAACGGCGTTGTTCGAGGCGCAGCCGAACTGCATCCGCCCGACCAGTCACCAGATTCGCTCCCCGAGATCGCCTTCAGCGTCGAGGCATCGGTGCGGCGGCGCGGCGTCGGCAGTATCCTGTTCCGCAAGCTGATCACGGTGGCGCGCGCCAAGGGTTACAAGAGCCTGCGGATCACCACCGGCGCGCAGAACGGGGCGATGCGGGCGCTTGCCAGCAAGTTCGGCGCGCAGCTTGTGTTCCGCCACGGCGAATCCACCGGCACCATCGACCTGACGAAACAGGATCAGACGGAGCTCGCGACCACCTGGGCGGACACTGCGCTGAATGCCGCACGCACGGTCGCGAATTTCAACCGTGCCTATTGGCGGATGCTGCTTCGGATGTATGGCTGGGGCCGCGCCGCTTGA
- a CDS encoding helix-turn-helix domain-containing protein gives MAVVLDTSSCLPERRLAVWQDIVCDTFVGLDCKSDMRGAFWGAVSQSRIGQVALTQVDSTAQRVFRTPSRIARASEDYVLMALGNNGVNGVFQDGREAIVAAGQFVIYDTTRPYELRFDDSFSQTIFQMPRKLLQQRVGSFDGLTATTFAGDRPLERLTYDFARNVSRTIELVDAAAASRLLDQALDLLAMTLADRLHARLPVQSVHRSALLYRLKNHILTHLADPELSLPRAAAATGISPRYASDLMAAEQTSFRSYVQTQRLERCKRDLTDPAHQARHIGEIAFAWGFNDLAHFSRIFKQRFGVSPREWREQPGK, from the coding sequence GTGGCTGTCGTGCTCGACACGAGTTCTTGCCTTCCGGAACGCCGGCTTGCGGTGTGGCAGGACATCGTCTGCGACACCTTCGTCGGCTTAGACTGCAAATCGGACATGCGCGGCGCGTTCTGGGGCGCGGTGTCGCAATCCAGAATCGGGCAGGTCGCGCTCACCCAGGTCGATTCCACCGCTCAGCGGGTATTCCGCACGCCGTCGCGCATAGCTCGCGCCAGCGAAGATTATGTGCTGATGGCGCTCGGCAACAACGGCGTCAACGGCGTCTTCCAGGACGGCCGCGAGGCCATCGTCGCCGCCGGACAATTCGTCATCTACGACACCACCCGCCCCTACGAGCTGCGCTTCGACGACAGTTTTTCGCAGACGATCTTCCAGATGCCGCGCAAGCTGCTGCAACAGCGCGTCGGCTCGTTCGATGGCTTGACCGCGACCACGTTCGCCGGCGACCGCCCGCTCGAACGGCTGACCTATGATTTCGCACGAAATGTGAGCAGGACGATCGAGCTGGTCGATGCCGCCGCCGCAAGCCGCCTGCTCGACCAGGCGCTCGATCTTCTGGCGATGACGCTAGCGGACAGGCTGCACGCGCGGTTGCCGGTCCAGTCGGTCCACCGGTCGGCGCTGCTCTATCGCCTCAAGAATCATATCCTGACGCATCTCGCCGATCCAGAACTGTCGCTGCCGCGGGCCGCGGCGGCGACAGGAATCTCGCCGCGTTACGCCAGCGATCTGATGGCCGCCGAACAAACCTCGTTCCGCAGCTACGTCCAGACGCAGCGGCTGGAACGCTGCAAGCGCGACCTCACCGATCCCGCGCATCAGGCCCGGCACATCGGCGAGATCGCCTTCGCATGGGGCTTTAACGACCTCGCCCACTTCAGCCGTATCTTCAAGCAGCGCTTTGGCGTCTCGCCGCGCGAATGGCGCGAGCAGCCGGGCAAATAG
- a CDS encoding carbon-nitrogen hydrolase family protein, producing the protein MGLVHQKYKVAVVQAAPVFLDLDATVDKTIALIEEASARGAKLIAFPETFIPGYPWQIWLGAPAWAIGRGFVQRYFDNSLAFDSPQAEKIRQAVKRAKLTAVLGLSERDGGSLYIAQWLIGPHGETIAKRRKLRPTHAERTVFGEGDGSDLAVHDRADVGRLGALCCWEHLQPLSKYAMYAQNEQVHVGAWPSFSLYDPFAHALGHEVNNAASKVYAVEGSCFFLGPCAVVSQAMIDELCDSPEKHAFLHAGGGHAVIYGPDGSPLAEKLPPDQEGILYADIDLGMIGVAKNAADPAGHYSRPDVTRLLLNTTRANRVEHFSLPVDAEVMSEIRLQA; encoded by the coding sequence ATGGGTCTGGTTCATCAGAAATACAAGGTAGCGGTGGTTCAGGCGGCGCCGGTCTTTCTCGACCTCGATGCGACCGTTGACAAGACCATCGCGCTGATCGAGGAAGCTTCCGCGAGGGGTGCGAAGCTGATCGCGTTTCCCGAAACATTCATTCCCGGATATCCGTGGCAGATCTGGCTTGGCGCGCCCGCCTGGGCGATCGGCCGCGGCTTTGTGCAGCGTTACTTCGACAATTCACTAGCCTTCGACAGCCCGCAGGCGGAAAAAATCCGCCAAGCCGTCAAGCGCGCCAAGCTGACCGCGGTGCTCGGGCTGTCCGAGCGCGACGGCGGCAGCCTCTATATCGCGCAATGGCTGATCGGCCCCCACGGCGAGACCATCGCCAAGCGCCGAAAGCTGCGGCCGACCCACGCCGAACGTACCGTGTTCGGTGAAGGCGACGGCAGCGATCTTGCGGTGCACGATCGCGCCGACGTCGGACGGCTCGGCGCACTGTGCTGCTGGGAGCACCTGCAGCCATTGTCCAAATACGCGATGTACGCCCAGAACGAACAAGTGCATGTCGGCGCCTGGCCGAGCTTTTCGCTGTACGATCCGTTCGCGCATGCGCTCGGCCATGAGGTCAACAACGCCGCCAGCAAGGTCTATGCGGTCGAAGGCTCGTGCTTCTTCCTGGGCCCTTGCGCGGTCGTCTCGCAGGCGATGATCGATGAGCTCTGCGACTCCCCCGAGAAACACGCCTTCCTGCATGCCGGCGGCGGCCATGCGGTGATCTACGGACCGGACGGCAGTCCACTCGCTGAGAAACTCCCGCCCGACCAGGAAGGCATTCTCTATGCCGATATCGATCTCGGCATGATCGGAGTAGCGAAGAACGCCGCCGATCCGGCCGGCCATTATTCACGGCCCGACGTCACGCGGCTGTTGCTCAACACCACGCGCGCCAACCGCGTCGAGCATTTCTCGCTTCCCGTCGATGCCGAGGTCATGAGCGAAATCAGGCTGCAGGCCTGA